The sequence TTCCTTCGTCCGCTTCGACATCGACACCTCCGTCGAGGCCCATCTTGGCCTCAGCTGGGTGTCTCAAGAAATCGTGACGCGGGGGAGCAAGACGCCTCCCCCTGCCGCCGGAAAAGCGAATCGACGAGGTGGAGTTCCCCCGGAGCGATGGCGCGAATGACGTCTGAGAAGATTGTAGGATTGCTCTTGGAGCTGCCGGGAGGGCATCCACCATGAAGTCGCGTCGGTCCCTCGGCTCGCTCGCCCTAGATTAGCAGGATTCACATCCGAGCGAACAATGCGACTGTATTGGTCGGAAAGCTGGGTCTCGATTTGGATTGGAATGCCTCCTAGCCAAGAAGCGCTAGATAGGTATGTCGAAGAGCATTATGGTCTTGGACGACCTCCTTCTCAATTTGCTGTGGAGTTTGGGGTTGACTTTTATGATTCTGATTTCAGAGATACTTTGTTTTCGCAACAAGCTCTCGATGCGGGCACGTTCTTGAGTCGAGGATTTTCGTATTGGGAGTCGTTTGTGGATCTCGTTCGTGCCGCAGAGCCTGAGCGTCAAGGCACTAATAATGGTACCGCGCTCATCGCGCTGTATGACGTGCGCTATGGTTTGGGTGCGGACACTCCTCGGAAGTCGCATGGGTTCCGGTTCGTCGGGGCGTTTCCGTATGTCAAGGATGTTTCTGCTGCATAAAGAGTCAGGATAGGGCGTTCAAGCGGCCGCTTGAACACCCTATCCTCGACGCGCTTCCCGTATTCACGATCCAGGGGAACGAAAGCCGTCTTCACAATCGCCATTTGATCATTTCGATTGAACGCATACGCCTCGCCGAGTCCTGTCGATCCAAAAACGATGAGACCCGGGAGGAATTCAGGAACTCCATAGGCCGCATTGAGAGACTCAAGCTCCGCGGGAACATAGAGCCTGAGGAAGTCTTCACCGATGAACCCCTCGCCAGGCCCACGGCGCTCAACACACGCGCGGTAATCAGCGGGTAGTTCGGGCGGGACCTCAATCGGGCCCGCATGACTGCGGCGCCACGAAGTCGCCGCGACGATTCCATCGAGCCATGTCGCCACATGCACCTCGCCGCGCGAATCGCTCGCGCGTCGACCCATTCTCGATTGTTTTCAGATTCGACGTGACACGTCTGGATTGGGGGATCCGAACGACTACTCTAGAATCTCGATCTGCATACTGTTCGTTTGGGGGATAAGACGAACAAGCGCCCTTCGGACGTCCGGGAAGGTTGATTATGGTGAATCGCTCCGCGAGCGCCCTGCCCTTCTCGCGCCACGCTACCCTTGGCGGGTCATCCGGAGCGCGTCGCGCGAGCTCATCGTTCCTCCGCGGGCTTCATTCTACCAAACGGCTGTGCCCGGACGTCCACTGTCGAGCCCCTCGACGCCTCGCCCCGGATGGTCTGACCCGCGCGCGGCAGTTTTCGCGACCGCGCCGCCAGGCTGCGATATCCATTCGGCACCATGAACCTTCGACACTGTCTCCTGGTTGGCGCTGCATGTACCTCCCTCGCCGGCACCGCCTTCGCCGACGCGCCGCGGGTGACCGCGCACACCCCGCCGAGCTGGTGGCCGTCGGCCCAGTTCGGCAAGACCGACACCGTCGTCGCCGAGGACTACGGCGAGGGCCAGTTCCGCACCGGCAAGGACACCCACGGCAAGACCGAGCCCCTGCGCGGCCGGCACTGGAAGGTCTCGCTGGTGCGCACCCCGGAGGAGATGAAGCAGAAGCAGGCGCCCGACGAGCCCACCAAGTGGAAGGCGCTGCAGGACGCGCTCCTCGCGGCGGGCTTCAAGGTGGTGAACTTCGAGCAGCGCAAGGGCGGCGACGGGATGTACGCGACCCTCAAGCAGGGCGACGGCGCCGACGTCACCTGGATGCATGTGGAGATGGTGCAGCCCTTCATGCACGGCCAGATGGAGGCGGTGCAGCTGGCGAGCAACCCGCTGGTGGTGCAGCTCAAGCAGCCCGCGTCGACGCCGGAGAAGGTCGGCGACAAGGACGACCTGCCCTACCTGCCTCCGCCTCCGGGCGAGAAGCTGGGCGCCACCGAGCACTTCAACAAGCCGATGAGCTACTTCACCGGCGAGCGCGGGCATGGCGACGAAGTGCCCATCGGCACCGGCCACATCGTGAAGACCTACTCGCAGGACGCCACCATCTCGGAGCTCGCCTTCAAGGAGGCGTACACCGCCGCGCTGGAGAAGGCCGGCTGGGAGATCACCCCCGAGCCGGGCATGGCCATCAACGCGCACTTTGGAAAGAACAACCGCGACATCTATGTGCACCTGGTGCACGGCTATTTCAAAGTTGCCGACCAGGGCAGCGAGCTGGAGAAGTCGCTGGCCAAGAGCTGCAAGGCGGCGGTGTACGGCCTGAACTTCGACTTCAACAAGGCCACCTTGCGTCCGGACTCGGAGCCGACGCTCCAGCAAGTCCTGCGGCTGCTCAAGGACGACCCGAAGCTGCAGGTGGAGATCGGCGGCCACACCGACAACGTGGGCGCCCACGACTACAACATGAAGCTCTCGGACCAGCGCGCGGCAGCGGTGAAGGAGTGGCTGATCGCCCACGGTATCGCGGGCGTCCGGCTCTCGAGCCAAGGGTACGGCGATACCCAGCCGCTCGTGCCGAACTCGAGCGACATGAACCGGGCGCAGAACCGGCGGGTGGAGCTCAAGAAGCCGAACTGTAAGTAGCGCGCGTGGGAGCGTGGCGTCGCGACCTGGCGCTCGGCGCTCCCGCGCGCGGTGTACGACGAGGGTAGCACGGGCTGCTGCGCGCAAGGACGCCGATCTGCTCGACGCCATCAGCCACGTCGCCGTGCCTCAGCTCACGGCCCAGAGCGCCGTGGATGACACCGTCGCCTCGCGCCACGAGCCGCTGCTCGCGTATTGGCGGCGTCGGTTCCCGGGCGGGCCCAAGGGGCCGCGCACGCCCAAGGGCAACCCGGTGGCGCCGGCGGTGAAGTCTTAGGTCCGCTGCGACACGCGCAACCCCAACCCCGCAACCGCTTCTCCCCGAGGGGACGCTTCGCAGGCCGTCTCCGCGGGGAGGGAGGGTATTGGCGGTACTCCTTGGGGTGGGGAAGCGCGGTAACGCAGGAGCGGGCTGGGTGCGGAACTGAGTCCCGCAGGTTCACCGCGTTCGACGAGGACGTGAAGCGGGTTCACCCGGTCCAATTTTTTTGTGGATCCCTGGGACCAACCCCGAGGCTGTTGCGCCATCGCGCCATACGCCTCGCTTCGCTCGTGCGTGAGTCAGGGCATTCGATCACGCCAGGGACGTTCGCTGGACGTGCTTCTGCTTCTTGGGGTTGAAATGCCTTTCCTCAAAAAGCCACACGAACGCATCGTCGTGACCGAGGAGCACTCCGAACATCCCGCCTCAACGCCCGAGCGAAGCGAGGCCCGGGCCTCCTCCCATATCCCGCAGAAAATTGGACTGGGTGAACCCGCTTCACGTTCTCGTCGAACGCGGTGAACCTGCTGGACTGAGCTCAGCGCCGAGCTCGCGCTGACGATGCCGCGAGCTCGTGGACCGTCTCGGTCAGCGCCGGAAGTCCGGGATGCTCACGATGCCGTCGAGCAGCGCCACCGGGCGGCCCGAGTGGTCGGTCGCGAGGTGCACGATCTTCGCGTCGGGGAAGCTCTGGCGGTAGCCGTTGGCGTGCGTGGGCTCGTTGTCGAACGCGGCCACCACCTGGCCCAGCGCGTTCACTTCCTTCACCGCGCGGACCTTGAAGGCGTCGTCGCTCTCTTCGAGGTCGGGCTTCATGATCAGGCGCACGGTCTTGTCGTCGGGCAGGGGCATGCCGCACTTCTGCATGGCCTTCACGGTGCCTTCGCGCATCTCCTCGTGGCGCCCGGTGACGTAGGCGATCTGCACCTTCGTCGGCACCAGCGCGCGCAGGAAGTCGGCGGCTCCGGCAGTCTCCACGTCGTGCTCGGCGTACTCGCTGGTGAAGAAGCGCAGCCGCCAGAACTCCTTCGCGTGCGGCATCAGCGCGTCGGCCTGCACGTGGGTGAGGCCGGCGTTCACCATGGCGCCGTGCATGTCCCAGCCGCTGTCCCAGTGCTCGACGCGATTCGCCTCGAGCACGGGAACGCCTTTGTGCTCACCAAACTCGCGCAGGATCATCACCTGGCGCGGACGGTTGTCGAAGAGCGTGGAGTCGAGATCGAAGACCACCACGCCGCGCGGGCCGAGCTCCTGGCTGCGGGCGAGCACCTCGTTGAGGACCTCGGGCGGGTTGGCGTGCAGGGGGAAGGTCAAGCGGTTGCTCCAGGCTCGAGCTGCGGCGCCGCCGCAGCAGCGGGCACGACGGTCTTGGGCTGCGGCTTCACGTTCCACACTCGCAGCATCAACGCGCCGCCCACGAGCGAGAAGGGCGCGATGGCCCAGGGCCATGCGCCCCAGCCGTAGTGATCGACGGCGTAGCCGATGACCACGCTGGTGATGCCGCTGGCCACGTACTGGATGCCGTCGAGCATCCCGGCCGCGGTGGCCGCGCCCTTGCGCCCGCCGAAGTCCATCGAGGCGGTGCCGGTGAGCATGCCGTGCACGCCGAAGATCCACGCGCAGTTCACGCCCACCATGATCGCCGCGAGGTGCGGACCGGCGAGCTCGGTCATCACCAGCACCGAGACGACTTGCAGCCCGTAGTAGATGAGCGCGACCGGAGGCCGGCGCGCCTGGAACACGTGGTCGGACAGGAATCCTGCGATGAGGCCGCCCACGATGCCGCCGACCGTGATGCCCACGCTGGCCACGTTGAACCAGGTGGTGCCCGGCGCGATGTGGTGCACCTGGCCCAGCCACTTGGCGAAGAAGAAGAGCAGCCCCTGACGCACGAAGCCGGTGCAGAACTCCGCGCCCACGAGCGTGAGCAGCACCGGGTGCTTGAAGACGTTCTCCACGATGTAGCTGAAGGTCACGGGCGAGTGGTCGCCGTCGGAGGCGTCGCCGGTGGCGAAGCTCGAGTGGCCCGTGTCCTCGGGGTGGTCGCGCACCACGAAGAAGGAGATGACGAACATGATGCCCATCGCGATCGAGGGCGCGAGGAACACGAAGTACCAGGGGATGGCGTCGTGCTTGAGGATGAAGCCCGAGACGCCGAACGCGAGCAGGTACCCCAGGGAGATCATGATCCCGAAGACGCCGCCGAACACGCCGCGCTCGTTGACGTGGAACCAGGGCGCGTTGACCTTCACCATCGACATGGCCCCGAAGCTCTGGAAGAACATGTTGCAGCTGTAGAGCAGGCTCATGCCCACCAGCAGCTTGGTGGTCCACGCCCCCAGGAACAGCATGCCGATGCTGAAGTTGAAGAGCGCGCCACCGGCCGCGCCCAGCAGGATGGACTTGCGCCCGCCGATCCGCTCGGCGATGAGCGGCCCATTCACCAGCTCGCTGATGGCGTAGGTCCAGAAGCCGCAGAGGCCGATGAGGCCGAACTCGGTCTGGCTGCCGTGGAAGAAGTCGTGCTCGACCTTGTCCTTCACGACGTTGAGGTTGTAACGACCCATGTAGAAGGTCGCGTAGGTCAACCCCAGGGTGAACCAGTTCGCGAAGCGGCGAAGGCGGAACGCTCTGCTGTGGTTCGGCCGGTCCAGCATTCGCCCTCCTGCGGGTTCGCGACCTTACGGACGTGCCGCCGCAGGGTCAAGGCAGTCTGAGTCGTGTCAGGGGGTTGCGCTATGAAGCGCCATGCTTTTCACACCCCAGGCGGATGACGCGTTGACCAGGGCGGCGGGCAAGCGGGCGGAGGACGTCATGCACACCCACGCGGCCGAGAGCTCCGGTCCCCAGCGCGTCGACGCCGTTCGCATGGCCGCGCAGGCGCTGGCGCTGCTGCACGCGGGCCACGACGAGGCAGCCATCGGCGTGTACCGCGCGATGGCCATTCGCTATCCCGCGATGGCTGAGCTGTGCGCCGTGCAGATCAAGGCCGTGGATCTGTTCCGAGCGGGCATGCAGGGCTGACCGCTAGGCCTTGGAGCTCTTCAGCTTCGCAGGCGCCTTGTCTTCCCACGCATCTGCCAGCAGCGCCCTGAGCAGCGCCGAGTCGGCGCTCTTGAGCGTCACCTGCACGCCCGCGAGCTTCTTGCCCCACCACAGCTCCTCCACCGCGTGACCCGCGAGGCTCGCCGCAGAGCTGGCCTCGTCGGCGCCCAGCATCACGTTGGCGTGGGCGGGGTCGGGCAGGGTGCAGAAGATCTTCCCCTTCACGCGAAACGAGGGGAAGCCGTGGTGGTCCTTGTCCTCGACGCCGGGAAGCGCGAGCGCCAGCTTGCGGACCTGTGTCGCGGTGGCCATGTGAACCTCAGTGCGCGTTGCTCGGCGTGCCTGCGCTCTGGGCCACCCGGAGCGGTTGGAGCATCGAGAGCCGAGCCCGATCGACGCCGGTGCCGCTCTCGGGAATCGCCAATCCCGATGCGGTCCACTCGGGCACGAACACGATGGCATCGGCCGCGGCGTTGTAGCCGAGCTGCACCAGGAGCTCCGGCTCGAAGCGTCGACACTGCTTGGCGCAGCAGAAGAACGCCTCGCGCACGCGGTAGAGCCCTTCGCCGGGGAGCGGCTCGAGCCCGCTGGCATCAGAAGGCGAGGGCAGGGTCTGGCCGCGCTCCGAGAACTGCGCGCGGTTCAGCTTCCACGACTGCGGCAGGTACAGCCCCGGTCCGGGCTCGCCATGGTTGTGGAAGTAGACCAGCCGGCCCGCGGGGATGCCCGCGAGCTCGCGATTCGTGCGGTACAGCCCGCAGGGAGGCAGCTCAGCCATGCGCGGATCTTAACCGGTTGGGTTTGATGGACGGAGGATTCTCGGAGATTCCTTGTCGCCGGTACATCGTGTACACCCCGAACGCATCCGGCGGGGCGCTCTGCAGCTTCTGCGACTGCGTGGCCGGGCAGTGGTCGAACTGCGGCACGCTGCCGGGGTGCTGCTGAGCTCGGCTTCCCGCGACGGGCTTCGAGTGACCCAACGAGGGCAGCAAGGGGGCGGATGGCGGAACTTGCCATCACGCGGATGAGGGGTGTCCGATTCACTCAGGTTGACCCAACCGGTTGTGGTCCCTGCGCAGCGATGACCGCGTACGAGCTGGGCCGTGACCACGAGCTGCTGCGCGAGGCGACCAAAGAGCCTGATGGGGTGACTCGAGCGCCTGTGGTTGAGTCGAAAAGTATATTCATCAAGATATGCCGGAAGGTGATGCGGCCGCGCGGCGCCTTGGTGCACACCGAGAAGCAACCGCATGACCAGGGCGGGCACCCGCACGCGCCATCGCACGCGGTCCCCACGCCACCCAAGCCGACCTCCATCCCCCAGAGCATGCCTTCCAGCTCGTCGTCCAGACGCACCCGCGTCCCCGTATCCAGCTGGCATCCCGCGGGGTCAGCTCTCCAGTGCCGCGAATATCGAACCCCGAGCTCGGGATATCCGCCCCGATATTCCGAAGGCGGCACGCCATCCTCGACACGTCACGACGCCAAACCCACGGGGTCAAGATCCGACCTCTCGGCATCACGGGTTGACCTCGAAGGATCGGGCTCGGCTTTCTTCAGGGTCGGAGGTCGACTTCTGGATTCATCACCTGCAAGCCAGTGGACGACTTTGAAATATCGAGTTCAATTGCCATCTCAATATTCAAGTACAAATTGCACCCGCGCCGGTCCGCGGCGAACCTCGCGCCTCCACGATGGGGGTGCACATGTCGAAGACGAATGAGGTGAAGCAGGGCAAGAAGCGCGGACCGCAGGTCGTTGCGGGTCCGAAGAACGAGGTCGTGAACCGCGTCGGCTCGACGGCCGGACGCGACACGTCGCCCTCGACCGCGGCGGGCATGGCGCTGGTCGCGCGCCTCCAGTTCACCGAGCAGGAGTGCGAGGCCGCGGTGTCGGCGCGCGACGTCCCCGAGGCCGTCCGCAACGGCCTTGCCCGGGTGTCCATCCCGGACATCTCCGAGGCCTACTCCCCGGAGGAGGTCGACGCGCTGACCGCCGCCGACTCCGGCCTTCGCCTCAAGCAGGCCCAGGTGGACGCGCTCCCCGGCTGTGCCTCCCGGGTGGCGCTGGCCGCGTCGGTCATCGCCAAGCTCACCGCGTTGGCCCAGGTGGTGGAGCACGCCGCGCGCAAGGACGCAGACCTGCTCGACGCCATCAGCCACGTGGTCGTGCCGCAGCTCACCGCCCAGAGCGCCGTGGACGACACCGTCGCCGCGCGCCATGAGCCGCTCCTCGCGTACTGGAAGCGCCGCTTCCCGGGCGGCCCGAAGGGACCGCGCACGCCCAAGACCAGCCCGGTGACGCCGAGCGTGAAGGCTTAGAGGTCCGCGACGCCCCATCCCCAACCCTTCTCCCCAAGGGGACGCTTCGCAGCCCGGCTCACGCGGGGAAGGGGGCTCAGTGGTGTGCGTTCGCTCGCGGGCCGCGAGCAACAAGGGTGTGCGCGACAATCCTCGGTCCATGTTTCATCGAGCCAGCGCGAACCCGTTGCCGCTCGTGCGCCCGCCGTGCGACCGTTCGTGACCATGCGTCGCCTCGCAACCGTGCTCGCGCTCGTGGCGGGCTGCACCAGTCCCGACGGGCCGGCGCCGACCACCGCGCAGCTCCGCGGCGTGCTCGAGGCCCCAGCCGACGCCCAGCCCGGCGACGCGTTCGTCTTCCTCTACGACGCTGCCAATCCGCCGCTGCCCACGGGCAATGGCCATCCTGCTTCGCTCTCGGCCGTGCCCCAGCCGCGCGGGTTCGACGGCTCGCCGCCCAACGCCGACTACCTCTTCGCCGCGGTGGATCCGGGCAAGTACCTGGTGCGCGGCATCGTCGACGCTCGGCACGTCTTCGACCCCTACGTGGACGTGCTCGCGCAGCCCTTCGCCGATGACGCCGATCTCGGACCACAGCCCATCGAGCTCCAGGCCGGTGACGCGAAGCGCAGCGATCTCGCGGGCGGCCTCATCACCGCGCAAGACCCGCCCATGTTCACCGTGGACGCGCCGCAGAACGGCGTGTCACTCCAGGCGAACACCACCAACATCACGCTCATGCACGTGAAGATCGATCCCTTGCCGTTCGGGCGCTCCACCGCGTTCCTCTACGGCACCGCCGATGCCGACCACGACGGCAAGCTCGACGACCTGAACGGCGACGGCGTCCCCGACCCGTACCCGGAGGTGCTGCTCCAGCGCATCCCCGACCCGAATGACGGCCCCGAGTTCAAGTGGCCCGACGGCGGAAACTTAACCATCGTGTTACCTTCGGCCTCGATCCAGTTGGACCCGAACGTCGTGCTCGTCGACGGCGGGCTGACGCCGGTGACTGGGATGTACGTGGTGATCCCGCCGACGGCCGTCGTCGCCGAAGGGCTCGATGCCACCGGCAAGCCCAAGACCCGCCGGCTGCCCTCGCTGCCGGTGGGCCAGTACGCCATCACCATCATCCAGGCCAACGGCCAGTACTGGCAGGTGCCCAATGGCCTCGGGCCGGGCGGGCTCTTCGCGGCGAACCACGGCGGGCCGTACGACTCGCAGGTGGCTCGCATCAGCGTGGTGCCTGCGCCATGATCCAGCCCATGCGCTTCATCGTCATGGCCGCGCTGCTCGTGGGCTGCACGCGGCCGACCGCCGCGCCGAACGAGCTCCCGCGCGTGCAGCTCGCGATCCAGAAGGCCAAGCTCGATCCCAAGCGTGTGCGCGTGTTCCAGCTCGCGTCGAATCAGGTGCTGCTGGGCGAGGCGCTCGCGCCGACGCTCGCCGAGAGCGACGCCGCACCCAATTACCGAGTGGTGTCGTTCGAAGGCGACGCTGCGAATGAGGTGCTTGCGCGGGCGTCATGGGCCGCGCGCGTGGATGCGTCGACGCTGCTCGCGGTCGAGGACGGAAGGCTCGTGCTCCATCGCGGGAACGCCGCGCGCACACTTCTCGAGAACGCGGCGCCGGACTTCGCCATCGATCCCTCGGGCAAGTGGATCGCGGCCGTGACTCGCAAGCCCGAGCTCAAGCTGGACACGGATCTCGTCATGCTGCCCGTCGAAGGCGGCCCGACGCGCGTGCTCGCCGCGTTTCCAGGCTCGTCGGAGAGCCGGCCGATCTTCACGCCCGACAACCGCGCGGTGATCTTCGTGTCCGGAAAGAGCGGCCTGGCGTCGCTCTGGCGCGTGGAGCTCGCGAGCGGCGTGACCACCCAGCTCACCAACATCGGAATGCGCGGCGGTCACGGCATTCCCGTGGGCTTCGTGCCGCCGCCGAGCGAGATGGCACTCGCGCAGTGGGACGGTGAGACGTTGCTGTACGTCGCGAGCGGCCAGACGATCCGCGTCGACACGCGAGGCGCCCGATGAAGTGGCTCCTCGCGATCGCGTTGACGCTCGTGCCGGCGCTGGCGTCGGCGCAGGTGCTGTTCCGCATGCCCGTGTCCGATTGCCAGGACTGCGCACACGCCGGCCTCTATCCCACGGCCTACAAGGACCTCGACGCGAACACGGGCACCTTCGAGGACTGGAGCTGCGGTCAGCTCAGCTACGACGGCCACGAGGGCACGGACATCGCCATCGGTGGCTGGGCCAACATGGACAACGGCAGCATGCAGGTCGTCGCCGGCGCGGACGGCACCGTCGTCTACACCCACGACGGCGAGAACGACCGCTGCGGCGACGGCGTCAACGGCATGTGCGGCAACGAGCCGTGCGAAGGGCCGTCGGGTCACTGCGGCAACGGCGACTCCAACTCCGTCGCCATCATGCACAGCGACGGCAAGGTCTCCACGTACCTGCACTTCAAGACCGGCACCGTCGCCGTGAGCGTGGGCGACACGGTGACATGTGGCCAGCTGCTCGGCTACGTGGGTTCCTCGGGTTGGTCGACGGGACCGCACTGCCACTTCGAGGTCGACCTCGGCGGCTCGTACTTGAGCAACCCCGATGATCCGTTCGCGTCGAGCTGCGGCGCGGGCGGCACGCTCACCTACTGGGTCGATCAGGGCGCGTACCAGGACCTGCCCGGCTCGGTGTGCCAGGGCCAGACCAACAGCACGAGCACGTCGACTTCGACTTCGACGTCGACATCGACATCGACATCGACATCGACCTCCACGTCGACGGGAAGCAGCGGCACGACGGGCTCGGGCACCACCACCGGCTCCACGACGGGCACGACGACGACCGGCGGCTCTGGCGACGTGGCCATCGTGCTCAGCCAGACCATCGCCGACGGCACCGTGTTCATGCCGGGCGTGTCGATCACCCAGAGCTGGGTGCTCCTCAATGACGGCGACACGCGCTGGGACGCGGCGGGCGGCTACAAGCTGGTGTTTGTCTCCGGCGATTCGCTGGGCACACCCACCGAGCTCGACTACGCCTCGAGCGAATCGACCGACCCGGGCCGCGACAAGGCCTGGGGCCTCACCATCACGCTTCCGCAGGCCTCGGCCAGCTACAACCAGCTCTGGCAGATGCAGCACAACGGCACGCCCTTCGGGCCGCAGCTCAGCTTCAGCGTGATCGTGCAGCCCGCGACCGACGCCGACGGCGATGGCCACGCCTCCATCGCCACCGGCGGCGACGACTGCGACGACAACGATCCCACCGTCTTCCCTGGCAACCCCGAGATCTGCGACGGCAAGGACAACAACTGCAACGGCCAGGTCGACGAGAACCTCTCGCACAACTGCACCAACGCCTGTGGCCACTCGGGGGTCGAGGTCTGCACCGTCGACGCGAACGGCAACCCGGGCTACTCCGCGTGCGAGACGAGCGAGTCGACGCCGGAGATCTGCAACGGCCTCGACGACGACTGCAACGGCCGCGTCGACGACGGTGCGCCGTGCCCCACGGGCGAGACTTGCCGTGCCGGCAGTTGCCAGCCCATCGACTTCGGCAGCACTGGCTCGACGTCGGGCAGCACCACGGGAACCGCGGGCGCGTCGAGCGGCTCGAGCGGCGGCACCACCAGCGGCGATACCCAGGCCAAGCCCGCGGGCTGCGGCTGCGGCACCGGCTGGGACGGCGCGGGCGCGCTCTTCGGTCTGCTCGCGTTCCTGGGACGCAAGAAGCGAAGTTGACGAATCGGTTAATGCTGCTTTGGCACGCCGATGCGGGCCAGCTTTCGCGCGAGCAGGAAGTACGCCTCCATCGGCGCGCCTTCGTCGACGAGCGGATCGAGGAACAGCTGCCGCAGCTCGGGCTTGGCGATCTTGCCGGCGAGCATCGCGTAGTAGAGCCGGTCGCCGAGCATGGTGCCCAGCGCGCGCGTGACGGTGTTGGCGATTTGCGCGCTCGGCTCGCGAAACAGCCGCGCGACGCCACTTCGCTCGCCGCGCTCGAACGCCCGATGCGCGAGCACCTGCTCGGCGACTCTTCGCAACGCGAGGCTGTCGGCGCGAAGGCGCTGCTTCCACGCGCGATCATGGGCGGTCTTGCGCCGGTCATTCACCACCTTGCTGCCGAAGAAGGCGAGGGCGTCTTCAAGGCAGCGCAGGTAGAACGCGTCCACGCGGCTGCGGCGGGCGAGCAGGGCGTCTCCGGCGCAGAAGTGCCGCACGACCCGGGTCGCCTCCTCGGCCGCGTGATTCACCGAGAGGTTCGCCAGGTACACCACGTGCGCGCGCGGCAGGTAGTAGCTCTCGCGTGAGAGCACCTCGCGCTTCACCGCGGCGATCTCGCGCTTGCTGTAGCCCCGTCGCGGCAGCGCCGGCAAGAACGAGAGGTCGCCGGCCGCATGCACCTCGACGGAGTCCAACGCCTCTTCGGCGTCGAGGCCGACGAAGCGCGCTACCAGCTGGGCCATCTCCTTGAAGCGCGGCTCGGGACTCGGCTCGACCGACTCGCCGTCGAAGTCGCCCTCGAGCCAATCGAGGTAGCTGCGCTGACACAGGATCGGCGAGGTGTTGATGAGGCAGAACTCGCCCTCGCGCACGCGCACCGCTTCCACGCGCTGCTCCAGACCGCGGTCCGCGAGCTGCCAGTAGAGCGCCTCGCAGTTCTGGTACACGACGAGCGACCTCGGCGGCGCGCGGCCCTCGGCGCGCTCGAGCTCGTCCACGCGCGCGGGCAGGTGCGGCGGCGCGACGTGCAA is a genomic window of Deltaproteobacteria bacterium containing:
- a CDS encoding immunity 22 family protein, whose protein sequence is MRLYWSESWVSIWIGMPPSQEALDRYVEEHYGLGRPPSQFAVEFGVDFYDSDFRDTLFSQQALDAGTFLSRGFSYWESFVDLVRAAEPERQGTNNGTALIALYDVRYGLGADTPRKSHGFRFVGAFPYVKDVSAA
- a CDS encoding MFS transporter; translated protein: MLDRPNHSRAFRLRRFANWFTLGLTYATFYMGRYNLNVVKDKVEHDFFHGSQTEFGLIGLCGFWTYAISELVNGPLIAERIGGRKSILLGAAGGALFNFSIGMLFLGAWTTKLLVGMSLLYSCNMFFQSFGAMSMVKVNAPWFHVNERGVFGGVFGIMISLGYLLAFGVSGFILKHDAIPWYFVFLAPSIAMGIMFVISFFVVRDHPEDTGHSSFATGDASDGDHSPVTFSYIVENVFKHPVLLTLVGAEFCTGFVRQGLLFFFAKWLGQVHHIAPGTTWFNVASVGITVGGIVGGLIAGFLSDHVFQARRPPVALIYYGLQVVSVLVMTELAGPHLAAIMVGVNCAWIFGVHGMLTGTASMDFGGRKGAATAAGMLDGIQYVASGITSVVIGYAVDHYGWGAWPWAIAPFSLVGGALMLRVWNVKPQPKTVVPAAAAAPQLEPGATA
- a CDS encoding peptidoglycan DD-metalloendopeptidase family protein; translation: MKWLLAIALTLVPALASAQVLFRMPVSDCQDCAHAGLYPTAYKDLDANTGTFEDWSCGQLSYDGHEGTDIAIGGWANMDNGSMQVVAGADGTVVYTHDGENDRCGDGVNGMCGNEPCEGPSGHCGNGDSNSVAIMHSDGKVSTYLHFKTGTVAVSVGDTVTCGQLLGYVGSSGWSTGPHCHFEVDLGGSYLSNPDDPFASSCGAGGTLTYWVDQGAYQDLPGSVCQGQTNSTSTSTSTSTSTSTSTSTSTSTSTGSSGTTGSGTTTGSTTGTTTTGGSGDVAIVLSQTIADGTVFMPGVSITQSWVLLNDGDTRWDAAGGYKLVFVSGDSLGTPTELDYASSESTDPGRDKAWGLTITLPQASASYNQLWQMQHNGTPFGPQLSFSVIVQPATDADGDGHASIATGGDDCDDNDPTVFPGNPEICDGKDNNCNGQVDENLSHNCTNACGHSGVEVCTVDANGNPGYSACETSESTPEICNGLDDDCNGRVDDGAPCPTGETCRAGSCQPIDFGSTGSTSGSTTGTAGASSGSSGGTTSGDTQAKPAGCGCGTGWDGAGALFGLLAFLGRKKRS
- a CDS encoding ChaN family lipoprotein, translated to MPSTPRRELVTLRRELYRRQQQLIRMTVAGYPADFPAYERAYLRRVRRFQRVARYDEVLEALERADVAYVGDYHTLKVAQRAFYKLAFHAAEIDRPLVLGLEFVDGRYQAALDAYLRGELDDAGLLHGIRYVEHQAFDVWPNFRPLLELARRLKLPVLALDHGGFGANALRRRDEYAALRIHQALGQNPKPRVLVLAGQLHVAPPHLPARVDELERAEGRAPPRSLVVYQNCEALYWQLADRGLEQRVEAVRVREGEFCLINTSPILCQRSYLDWLEGDFDGESVEPSPEPRFKEMAQLVARFVGLDAEEALDSVEVHAAGDLSFLPALPRRGYSKREIAAVKREVLSRESYYLPRAHVVYLANLSVNHAAEEATRVVRHFCAGDALLARRSRVDAFYLRCLEDALAFFGSKVVNDRRKTAHDRAWKQRLRADSLALRRVAEQVLAHRAFERGERSGVARLFREPSAQIANTVTRALGTMLGDRLYYAMLAGKIAKPELRQLFLDPLVDEGAPMEAYFLLARKLARIGVPKQH
- a CDS encoding OmpA family protein, coding for MNLRHCLLVGAACTSLAGTAFADAPRVTAHTPPSWWPSAQFGKTDTVVAEDYGEGQFRTGKDTHGKTEPLRGRHWKVSLVRTPEEMKQKQAPDEPTKWKALQDALLAAGFKVVNFEQRKGGDGMYATLKQGDGADVTWMHVEMVQPFMHGQMEAVQLASNPLVVQLKQPASTPEKVGDKDDLPYLPPPPGEKLGATEHFNKPMSYFTGERGHGDEVPIGTGHIVKTYSQDATISELAFKEAYTAALEKAGWEITPEPGMAINAHFGKNNRDIYVHLVHGYFKVADQGSELEKSLAKSCKAAVYGLNFDFNKATLRPDSEPTLQQVLRLLKDDPKLQVEIGGHTDNVGAHDYNMKLSDQRAAAVKEWLIAHGIAGVRLSSQGYGDTQPLVPNSSDMNRAQNRRVELKKPNCK
- a CDS encoding MmcQ/YjbR family DNA-binding protein is translated as MATATQVRKLALALPGVEDKDHHGFPSFRVKGKIFCTLPDPAHANVMLGADEASSAASLAGHAVEELWWGKKLAGVQVTLKSADSALLRALLADAWEDKAPAKLKSSKA